Proteins encoded in a region of the Neoarius graeffei isolate fNeoGra1 chromosome 3, fNeoGra1.pri, whole genome shotgun sequence genome:
- the myh6 gene encoding myosin-6 — protein sequence MGDAIMAEFGKAAPFLRKSEKERLEAQTRPFDIKTECFVVDEKAEYVKGQIIKKEEGKATVKTEDGRTVTVKETDVHPQNPPKFDKIEDMAMFTFLHEPAVLFNLKERYAAWMIYTYSGLFCVTVNPYKWLPVYDAEVVAAYRGKKRSEAPPHIFSISDNAYQYMLTDRENQSILITGESGAGKTVNTKRVIQYFASIAAAGGASSVKKDSNKGTLEDQIIQANPALEAFGNAKTLRNDNSSRFGKFIRIHFGTSGKLSSADIETYLLEKSRVTFQLKAERNYHIFYQILTNAKPELLDMLLITNNPYDYSYISQGEVTVPSINDSEELMATDNAFDVLGFTPDEKMGVYKLIGAIMHYGNMKFKQKQREEQAEPDGTEAADKSAYLMGLNSADLLKGLCHPRVKVGNEYVTKGQGVDQVYYSIGALAKSVYEKMFNWMVVRINQSLDTKQHRQYFIGVLDIAGFEIFDFNTFEQLCINFTNEKLQQFFNHHMFVLEQEEYKKEGIDWEFIDFGMDLQACIDLIEKPLGIMSILEEECMFPKASNQTFKAKLYDNHLGKSSMFQKPRAIKGKAEAHFALLHYAGTVDYNIAGWLVKNKDPLNETVVGLYQKSSLKLLSHLFSSYVGAAESSGKGGKKKGSSFQTVSALHRENLNKLMTNLKTTHPHFVRCLIPNESKTPGVMENCLVMHQLRCNGVLEGIRICRKGFPNRVLYGDFKQRYRILNASAIPEGQFIENKKSAEKLLGSLDIDHTQYKFGHTKVFFKAGLLGLLEEMRDEQLARIITRIQANARALLMRAEYKKLVERRDALMVIQWNLRSFLSVKNWPWMKLFFKIKPLLKSAEAEKEMANMKDEFNKIKEALDKSESRRKELEEKMVTLLQEKNDLLLQLQSEQDTLTDAEERCEQLIKSKIQLEAKVKEMTERIEDEEEINAELTAKKRKLEDECSELKKDIDDLELTLTKVEKEKHATENKVKNLTEEMASQDEIIMKLTKEKKALQEAQQQTLDDLQSEEDKANTLIKAKSKLEQQVDDLEGTLEQEKKVRMDLERAKRKLEGDIKLIQENIMDLENDKQQQEEKLKKKDFEINQLNGKIENEQIAVAQLQKKLKENQARIEELEEELDAERAARAKVEKQRCDLSRELEDISERLEEAGGATSAQVELNKKREAEFQKLRRDLEESTLQHEATSATLRKKHADSVAELGEQIDNLQRIKQKLEKEKTELKLEIDDLASNMESIVKAKVNLEKMCRSLEDQMNEHRSKAEEAQRALNDFSTQRAKLQTENGELGRQLEEKECLISQLTRGKSSYTQQLEDLRRQLEEEVKAKSALAHAVQSSRHDCDLLREQLEEEQEAKAELQRALSKANTEVATWRTKYETDGIQRTEELEEAKKKLVQRLQEAEEAVEAVNAKCSSLEKTKHRLQNEIEDLMLDLERSNAAAAALDKKQRAFDKVIAEWKQKYEESQCELEASQKEARNLSTELFKLKNAYEESLDQLETIKRENKNLQEEISDLTDQLGEGGKSVHELEKLRKQLEQEKAELQSALEEAEASVEHEESKILRAQLEYNQVKADIERKLTEKDEEMEQAKRNYQRMVESLQSSLEAETRSRNEALRVKKKMEGDLNEMEIQLSQANRQAADAQKQLKMVQSYLKDAQLQLDEAAHSNEDLRENTALLERRNNLLQAELEELRAMLEQTERGRKLAEQELIDATERIQLLHSQNTSLINQKKKHEADLLQLQSEMEEVVQENRNAEEKAKKAITDAAMMAEELKKEQDTSAHLERMKKNMEQTIKDLQHRLDESEQIAMKGGKKQLQKLEARIRELENELEAEQKRSTESIKGVRKYERRIKELTFQTEEDRKNMARLQDLVDKLQLKVKSYKRSTEEAEEQANSNLAKLRKLQHELEEAEERADIAESQVNKLRAKTRDGVPGKKSQDE from the coding sequence ATGGGTGATGCTATCATGGCGGAATTTGGTAAAGCAGCACCTTTCCTGAGGAAGTCAGAGAAAGAACGACTTGAAGCTCAGACTAGACCTTTTGACATCAAAACTGAATGCTTCGTCGTGGATGAAAAAGCGGAATATGTCAAAGGACAAATAATCAAGAAGGAAGAAGGGAAGGCAACTGTGAAAACAGAGGATGGAAGGACGGTAACTGTTAAAGAGACAGATGTTCATCCTCAGAACCCACCTAAATTCGATAAAATCGAAGATATGGCAATGTTTACTTTCCTACATGAGCCTGCAGTGCTGTTTAACCTCAAAGAGCGCTATGCAGCATGGATGATCTATACCTACTCAGGACTGTTTTGTGTAACAGTCAACCCTTATAAATGGCTGCCTGTCTATGATGCAGAAGTAGTTGCTGCCTACCGGGGTAAGAAAAGGTCTGAAGCTCCTCCTCATATCTTTTCCATCTCAGATAATGCTTATCAATACATGCTAACAGACAGGGAAAATCAGTCCATCCTCATCACTGGAGAATCTGGTGCTGGTAAGACTGTTAACACCAAGAGAGTAATCCAGTATTTTGCAAGTATTGCAGCTGCTGGTGGAGCAAGCAGTGTTAAGAAGGACTCTAACAAAGGGACACTGGAAGATCAAATCATCCAGGCCAACCCTGCACTAGAGGCTTTTGGCAATGCCAAAACATTGAGAAATGACAACTCATCTCGCTTTGGAAAGTTCATTCGCATTCATTTTGGAACAAGCGGTAAACTTTCTTCAGCCGACATTGAAACATACCTGCTGGAAAAatcacgagtgacttttcagctgaAGGCAGAAAGGAACTATCACATCTTTTACCAGATATTGACCAATGCAAAGCCTGAGCTGCTGGATATGCTGCTGATTACAAATAATCCATATGATTACTCTTACATCTCCCAAGGAGAAGTAACTGTTCCATCAATCAATGATAGCGAGGAGTTAATGGCCACGGACAATGCCTTTGATGTGCTTGGCTTCACCCCAGATGAGAAGATGGGAGTCTACAAACTGATAGGAGCTATCATGCATTATGGCAACATGAAATTCAAGCAGAAACAGCGAGAAGAACAGGCAGAACCAGACGGTACAGAAGCTGCTGACAAATCAGCCTACCTAATGGGACTGAACTCCGCTGATCTCCTGAAAGGACTTTGTCATCCAAGGGTTAAAGTAGGCAATGAATATGTCACAAAAGGCCAAGGTGTGGATCAAGTATACTACTCAATCGGTGCACTGGCAAAGTCAGTGTATGAAAAGATGTTCAACTGGATGGTTGTAAGAATCAACCAGTCCTTAGACACAAAGCAGCATCGACAGTACTTCATTGGTGTGTTGGATATAGCTGGATTTGAAATCTTTGACTTTAACACATTTGAGCAGCTCTGCATTAATTTCACAAATGAAAAACTGCAACAGTTTTTTAACCACCACATGTTTGTCTTGGAGCAAGAGGAGTACAAAAAGGAAGGAATAGATTGGGAATTCATTGACTTTGGGATGGACCTGCAAGCTTGTATTGATCTGATTGAGAAGCCTCTTGGGATCATGTCTATTCTTGAGGAAGAGTGCATGTTTCCAAAGGCAAGCAACCAGACCTTCAAGGCAAAGCTTTATGATAATCATTTGGGCAAATCAAGCATGTTCCAGAAGCCACGTGCTATCAAAGGCAAGGCAGAGGCACACTTTGCACTGCTTCACTATGCTGGCACTGTTGATTACAATATTGCCGGCTGGCTTGTTAAGAACAAAGATCCACTGAACGAAACCGTGGTTGGACTGTATCAAAAATCATCTCTCAAGCTTTTAAGCCATCTTTTTTCTAGCTATGTAGGAGCAGCTGAATCAAGTGGAAAAGGAGGTAAAAAGAAGGGGTCATCTTTCCAGACTGTATCTGCCCTGCACAGGGAAAATCTTAACAAACTGATGACCAATCTCAAAACTACTCATCCACATTTTGTTCGCTGTTTGATTCCCAATGAGTCCAAGACTCCTGGAGTTATGGAAAACTGCCTTGTGATGCACCAGCTCCGCTGCAATGGTGTACTTGAGGGTATCAGAatttgcaggaaaggttttccaaACAGGGTACTCTACGGTGATTTCAAACAGAGGTACAGAATTCTGAATGCGTCTGCCATCCCAGAAGGCCAGTTtattgaaaataaaaagagtgcTGAGAAGCTACTGGGATCGCTTGACATTGaccatacacaatacaagtttggTCACACAAAAGTCTTCTTCAAAGCTGGTCTGCTGGGTTTACTGGAAGAAATGAGAGATGAGCAACTTGCCCGCATCATTACCAGGATACAAGCTAATGCTCGAGCTTTGTTAATGAGAGCAGAATATAAAAAATTAGTAGAACGCAGAGATGCACTAATGGTTATTCAGTGGAATCTTCGCTCCTTCCTAAGCGTGAAAAACTGGCCTTGGATGAAACTGTTCTTTAAAATAAAGCCTCTTCTCAAGAGTGCTGAGGCTGAGAAAGAGATGGCAAATATGAAGGATGAATTCAACAAAATAAAAGAGGCTCTTGATAAATCCGAAAGCCGAAGAAAAGAGTTAGAGGAGAAAATGGTCACACTTCTTCAAGAAAAGAATGATCTACTTCTCCAGCTGCAGTCAGAGCAAGATACTTTGACAGACGCTGAAGAGCGTTGTGAACAGTTGATAAAGAGCAAAATCCAactggaagctaaagttaaagagATGACTGAGCGTATTGAAGACGAAGAAGAGATAAATGCTGAACTCACAGCCAAAAAACGGAAGCTGGAAGACGAATGCTCTGAGCTAAAGAAAGACATTGATGACCTTGAGCTAACGCTAACCAAGGTTGAGAAAGAGAAACATGCTACTGAGAATAAAGTGAAGAACCTCACTGAGGAAATGGCCTCCcaagatgagataataatgaagCTCACAAAAGAGAAAAAAGCTCTACAGGAGGCTCAGCAGCAGACACTAGATGACCTTCAGAGTGAAGAAGATAAAGCAAACACATTGATAAAAGCTAAATCTAAGcttgaacagcaggtggatgaccTTGAAGGGACCCTAGAACAAGAAAAAAAGGTGAGGATGGATCTTGAACGTGCCAAGAGAAAGCTGGAGGGAGACATCAAATTAATTCAAGAGAATATCATGGATTTAGAGAACGATAAGCAGCAGCAagaggagaaactgaagaagaaagATTTTGAAATAAATCAACTGAATGGAAAGATTGAGAATGAGCAAATAGCTGTAGCGcaactgcaaaaaaaattaaaagaaaaccAAGCTCGTATAGAGGAACTGGAGGAAGAATTGGATGCTGAACGTGCAGCCCGAGCAAAGGTGGAAAAACAGCGATGTGATCTTTCTCGCGAGTTAGAAGACATTAGTGAACGGCTCGAGGAGGCAGGTGGAGCTACATCTGCCCAAGTGGAGCTCAACAAGAAAAGGGAAGCTGAGTTTCAGAAGTTACGCAGGGATCTTGAGGAATCTACCCTACAGCATGAAGCCACTTctgccaccctaaggaaaaagCATGCTGATAGTGTGGCTGAACTTGGTGAACAAATTGACAATCTCCAGCGGATCAAGCAAAAATTAGAGAAAGAAAAGACAGAGTTGAAGTTGGAAATAGACGACTTGGCCTCAAACATGGAGAGCATTGTGAAAGCCAAGGTAAATCTTGAAAAGATGTGCCGTTCCTTGGAGGATCAGATGAATGAACATAGGTCCAAGGCTGAAGAGGCTCAGAGGGCTCTTAATGACTTCTCAACACAAAGAGCCAAACTGCAAACGGAAAATGGAGAACTTGGGCGGCAGCTTGAGGAAAAAGAATGCCTGATCTCTCAACTCACAAGAGGAAAAAGTTCTTACACCCAACAATTAGAGGACCTCAGAAGGCAGCTTGAAGAAGAAGTCAAAGCAAAAAGTGCACTTGCTCATGCAGTGCAGTCTTCTCGTCATGACTGTGATTTGCTGAGAGAACAGCTTGAGGAGGAGCAGGAGGCTAAAGCAGAGCTTCAGCGGGCACTGTCCAAGGCAAATACTGAAGTTGCAACATGGAGAACCAAGTATGAGACAGATGGCATTCAGAGAACAGAGGAACTCGAAGAGGCCAAGAAAAAACTTGTTCAAAGGCTACAAGAGGCAGAGGAGGCAGTAGAAGCGGTTAATGCAAAGTGCTCCTCTCTTGAAAAAACTAAACATCGTCTGCAAAATGAGATTGAAGATCTTATGCTTGATCTTGAACGCTCGAATGCTGCAGCTGCTGCTCTGGACAAGAAACAACGTGCCTTTGATAAGGTCATAGCAGAGTGGAAGCAGAAGTATGAAGAGTCACAGTGTGAGCTGGAAGCATCACAGAAGGAAGCACGGAACCTGAGTACTGAACTCTTCAAACTTAAAAATGCTTATGAAGAATCTCTTGATCAACTTGAGACGATCAAAAGGGAGAACAAGAATCTGCAAGAAGAAATCTCAGACCTGACAGATCAGCTTGGTGAAGGAGGTAAGAGTGTTCATGAGCTGGAGAAACTTAGGAAACAACTAGAACAAGAGAAAGCAGAGCTGCAGTCTGCACTGGAGGAAGCTGAGGCCTCTGTAGAACATGAGGAAAGCAAGATCCTGCGTGCCCAACTTGAGTACAACCAGGTAAAGGCAGACATTGAAAGAAAGTTGACAGAGAAAGATGAGGAAATGGAGCAGGCGAAGAGGAACTACCAACGAATGGTGGAAAGTTTACAGAGTTCTCTTGAGGCAGAAACGAGAAGCCGTAACGAAGCATTGAGAGTGAAGAAAAAGATGGAGGGAGACTTAAACGAGATGGAAATTCAGCTAAGTCAAGCCAACAGACAGGCAGCTGATGCACAGAAACAACTGAAGATGGTCCAGTCATATTTGAAGGACGCTCAGCTTCAACTGGATGAGGCTGCTCATAGTAATGAAGATCTCCGAGAGAACACTGCCCTGTTAGAACGGAGAAATAACCTCCTTCAAGCAGAGCTTGAAGAGTTAAGGGCAATGTTGGAACAAACTGAGAGGGGGCGTAAGCTGGCTGAGCAAGAACTTATAGATGCAACAGAGAGGATACAGCTACTGCATTCTCAAAACACTAGCCTGATCAACCAAAAGAAGAAGCACGAAGCTGATTTGCTCCAGCTACAGAGTGAAATGGAAGAGGTGGTACAAGAGAACCGCAATGCTGAGGAGAAAGCAAAAAAGGCAATAACTGACGCGGCTATGATGGCAGAGGAGCTAAAGAAAGAGCAAGACACCAGCGCTCATCTTGAGAGAATGAAAAAGAACATGGAGCAAACGATCAAAGACTTGCAGCACAGGCTAGATGAATCTGAACAAATAGCTATGAAGGGTGGAAAGAAACAGCTCCAGAAACTGGAAGCTCGCATCCGTGAGCTTGAAAACGAATTGGAAGCAGAACAAAAGCGAAGTACAGAATCTATAAAAGGGGTCCGCAAGTATGAGCGCCGTATTAAGGAACTCACTTTTCAGACTGAAGAAGACCGCAAGAACATGGCAAGACTCCAGGATTTGGTCGACAAGCTACAGCTCAAAGTGAAGTCCTACAAGCGTTCAACTGAAGAGGCAGAAGAGCAAGCAAATTCCAACTTGGCCAAGTTAAGAAAGCTACAGCATGAGCTTGAAGAAGCAGAGGAGCGTGCAGATATCGCCGAATCCCAGGTGAACAAGCTACGCGCAAAAACTAGGGATGGTGTGCCAGGAAAAAAATCCCAGGATGAGTAG